GAATGGGCAAATCAGGCGAATCCTCCGAATGAAGGATTGCATAAGAGAGCAAGAAGTATGGAGCGTGCACTGGAACGTATGCAAAAACTAAAGAAACCTATTTTAGAACGAAAACAAATAGGACTTCAGTTTGAAGGACAAGATAGAAGTGGAAAAGATGTTGTTGTAATAAAAGAAGTGAGTAAAGGGTTTGCTGACCACCCCTTATTTAACGAAGTGAATTTACATGTTCGTTTTCAAGAGCGCGCGGCCATCGTTGGTCGTAATGGTACAGGAAAGACAACGCTATTAAAGTTGTTATTAGAAGAAATAGAACCAGACGCGGGAGAAATTAGAATTGGTAGTAGTGTGAAAATCGGTTATTTATCCCAGCATGCGTACGGAAATATGAAAAGTGATGTATTGGAGGCTTTCAGGGAATATGTAGCTGTCACAGAGGGAGAAGCGAGACATATATTAGCTAAGTTTTTATTTTATGGCCCAGCGGTGTTTAAGAAAGTAACACAACTGAGCGGTGGAGAAAAAATGAGGTTAAGACTTGCGCAACTTATGTATCAAGATATCAATTTTTTAATTTTAGATGAGCCGACAAACCATCTCGACATTGAATCAAGGGAAGTTTTAGAGGAAGCTCTTGAACAATATAATGGGACGATTTTAGCTGTTTCACATGATCGTTATTTTTTAAATAAGTTATTTGAAAAGACGTATTGGATTGATGAGCATAAATTATTTGAGTTTGCAGGAAACTATGCATGGGCGCGTCAAAAGTGGGAGGAAAGGCTCGAGACGCAAGTAATAAAGCAGCAACGCCAAGGAAGAAAAAGTATTGAAACAGCCCCTGTAAAAAAGAAAGAAGCTAGGAATATTGAGGAGATTGAAACCGAGTTAATGCATGTAGAAGAAGATATATATACGCTTGAGTGTACAATGGAACATGTAGTTGATATTAAAAGGCTTGAACAATTATATGAAGAAAAAACGAAGAAAGAGTTGTTACGAGCGGAACTATATAATGAGTTAGAGAATATTGTGGAGTGAAAAATGAAAAGCGAATTCTTTCAGTTTTACTGAAGGATTCGCTTTTTTATACTGCTATTTTGCTTTAAGAGATAAATAAAGTTGTGTTTCACGTGAAACAGTAAATTTGATAAATCTTTGTTTCGTAACTTGCATAAATTGTGAAACATAGATGGTATTAGGAGCTTTTTAGACGATTAATTATTTCCCGAGACATAAGTATGTGTAACGGCAACGCATGATTGAAAACAAAAAAACAGAGTTACAGCTTTACACGCTGAACTCTGTTTTCTTTTTGTGTGGTATCTTCCCTTGTTGAAATGATAATAGCGACCCCGAGCATAATAAAAAAAGCTAAAAAGAGGACGAACTTTGGGAAGAATGGGAATAGTAATAGCGCCCCGACTATCATAATTGTTAATAATACATAGTGCAGGACGTATTGGAATAGGTTGTCCATGTTTTCGCCCCCTTTTTGGTAATTGGTTATTAGTATTCTATGTTTCATATTGAACGAATAGAAGTGAATTTTTAAGTTTTTTTATACGAATTAAAAGAGAATGATTGACATGTTTAATAGTAAGGTTGTGTCTGCACATCATGCGCGCATTCAAGGATTACAAGAAGATAACTATAACGGTATCTTGTTAAGTTTGCCTAAATTAAAGATAGAACAATAATTTTGAAAAAATTCTCAAAATTTTTATTTAGAAAGAATTGACAAAATATAACGGACGATATAAGCTAATAACCATAAAGTCTACCGGAAAGGTCGGAATAGGATTGTTACCCCTCAAAAACATCTATTTTTTTATGATTAAAACCGACTTTTCCGATTGGCTATAAACATGCTGTGGGAGGCATACATAAGCTAATAAGTTCAAAGGGTATCACTATTAAAAAGTTAGGGTGGGGACAATGAAGAAAAAGACAAAAAATGGGCTGGTGTATTTTCGGTATTACTGGGTAGTTCGCTTGTGTTATCTGCTTGTGGGGGACAGGAGGATACGGCTTCTACAGAACCAGTAAAAAAGCAAGACTTAAAAGACGCTAAGATCGAATCAATTCCAGCTACAGATAAAAAGAAAAGTCCAGAGAAAGCAAATCAGCGAAAGGATACTTTTATTACGGCCATTTCTAAGCCAGGGGGAGTTTTCCTTCCATATTTCCAAGAGAATGGTTGGGATGGAAATGTAACGTCTGTAATTTTTGCGTCACTAGTAACAACAGACAAACAAAGTAAACCTATTCCGGATCTTGCAGAAAAATGGGATATTTCTGCTGACCAGTTAACATATACATTCCACTTACGTAAAAATTTAAAATTTAGTGATGGATCGCCTTTAACTGCAGATGACGTAGCATTTACGTTAACACTACTTCATGATAAAGCGTATGAAGGTGGATTGGATATTGCTCAGTATGCTGTTAAAGGCGGGAAAGAATATAAAGAAGGAAAAACGACTTCTATTGAAGGGATTCAAGTTGTTGATCCACAGACAATTAAAATTACAACTGAAAAAGTTAATTCACAGGCGCTAACTAATTTAGGTGGCCCAGTGCTATCAAAAGCTTATTATGGAAAAGATTATAAACAAAATACAAGTTTGGACTATTTAAAAGCATTATATGGGCAACCAATTGCAGCGGGTCCATATAAATTTGAAAAATATGTTCCAGGTCAAGAAGTACGCTTTGTTTCTAACGAACATTATTATGCAGGTAAACCAAAAATCAAAAACTTTATTTATAAAATCACATCAGGTGATACTGGATTCCAATTATTCCAAACAGGTGAACTGGACTATAGTGGATTTAGAGCGAACCCTGAAAATATAGACCAATTAAAAGGATTAGAGTTTGCAAATATTAATCTTGAATCATCAAGTGATATTGCTTATATCTATGTAAATAATAAGAAGTCGTATTTGAAAGATAAAAAGGTACGCCAAGCACTTACTTATGGATTAGACCGTAAGAAGTATGTGGATACAGCTTTACAAGGATATGGCTCTGTTGCTAATGTACCAATTGCTCCAGTTTCATGGGCATATACAGAAGAAGGTATTAATAAATATCCACACGACGTAGAAAAGGCTAAAAAATTATTGGATGAAGCTGGTTGGAAAGTAGGTTCTGACGGGGTTCGTGAAAAAGATGGTCAAAAGTTAAAATTAACATACTATGCATCAAATACAGGTAAGACAAATGATATCTTTATTCCAATTGCAAAAGAAAGTTACAAAGAAATTGGTGTTGAATTAAATCCAGAGTTGATGGACTTTAATACGATGCTTTCAAAAGTAGGAAAAGGTGACTACGATTTAGCGGCAGTTTCAACACCAGGGATTAGTGATCCAAGTGAAGTTGTAAGTGAGTACTTATCAACTAATCCAAAAAGTGATACGGGTTATAATAATCCGAAAGTAGATGAGTTGATTGTAAAAGGTATAGGAACGACAGATATTGAAAAACGTAAAGCGATTTATAAAGAGCTGTATAAAGAGCTGTATAAAGAGTTAAGTGATGATCCACCAGTTATTTTATTAAACTATCGTAAACTACTTTATGCTCATAATGCACGTATAAAAGGAATTGATCCAGAAAAGTACGATAGCATCAGTTCCAACTTACCAGTGTTATCTATTGAACAATAAGGGTTGACCTAAATAATAGAAGACGTTTTTTCACACAGCAATGAAATGGTAGCTGTTTTGAAAAAATGTTCTTCTATTTTTAAGTAAATAGGATTGGGGAGACAAAAGGTGAAAACATATATCATTCGTAGGTTCCTTCAAATGATCCCTACATTGTTTGGTACATCTATTATTATTTTTTTCTTATTTGCACTTTTGCCGGGAGATTATATTGATTCAAATCCAAAATTAACACCAGAGAGAGCCCAAGAATTAAGGGAATTATACGGCTTAAACAAACCAATTATTGAAAGGTATTTTCATTGGTTAGTGAATGCTTTGCATGGTGATTTTGGATTTTCTTTACAGTATCAAGAACCGGTAACTTCATTACTTAATAAATTCATTTGGAATACATTTATTGTTGCTGTTGCAGCTTTATTTTTCACTTGGATTATTGCTCTTATTATTGGGGTTATTTCTGCAACAAAGCAGCACTCTTGGTTTGATAGATTGGTAACAATCGGTGTATTTGCAGCAATGTCATTTCCATCATTCTTTATTGGACTATTTTTAATTAAATTATTAGCAGTTGATTTAAAGTTATTACCTATTGGTGGCATGATTGATATTGGGAGTAACTCAACAGGGATAGCATACATATTAGAGGTATTACGTCATATGATTCTACCTGTATTTATTTTAACGCTTCTTGGTGTAGGATCGTTAACACGATATTTTAGAACTGGCATGTTGGATGTTATTAGACAAGATTATATTCGTACCGCTCGTGCAAAAGGTTTAAAAGAAAGAACCGTTATTTATAAACATGCATTGAAAAATGCAATTTTGCCAGCAATTACATTACTCGCTTTTGAATTACCGGGTTTATTTTCAGGAGCTATTATTATTGAACAGATTTTTAATTGGCCAGGGATTGGGAGTATTCAATTAGAAGCATTAAACTTCCGTGATTATACGGTATTAATGGCGTTTACAATGTTTCTTTCTTGTTTAACAATTATGGCTAATTTCTTAGCTGATATTGTATATGCGTTTGTTGATCCAAGAATTCGATTGAAGTAAGGGGGGAAAGATATGGAGACTATTACACCAATAATAGAGAAAAAGAAAGAACGGAAAAAGAGAAATGAATCATCACCATGGCGCCAAGCGTATAAAAAAATCAAGAAAAATAAGATGGCGCTGTGTGGCTTATACGTTTTAATATTTATGTTTTTATTTAGTTTTATCGGTCCAATCTTTTCACCGTATGCAGATGGGAAAGTACAAGTAACACAAATTAATAAACCGCCTAGCCTGTCACATTGGCTTGGAACAGACCAGTTGGGACGGGATATTTTAACTAGACTTATGCAAGCAGGGCGTATTTCATTAACAATTGGTTTAGCGTCGATGCTACTATCCGTTATACTAGGAGCTTTATTAGGGGCAATTGCTGGTTTTTATCGAGGGGTTGTGGATCATTTAATTATGCGTGTTGCGGATGTGTTAATGTCCATTCCGGGATTACCGCTCCTTATTATAATGGGAGCAATTTTATCAGAATGGAAATTACCATCAGAATACCGTTTATATGTTGTAATGATTATTTTGAGTTTAGTAGGATGGCCAGGACTTGCTCGTCTTGTGAGAGGACAAATTTTAACATTGCGGGAGCAAGCCTTTATGCAAGCGGCAGATGTATTAGGATTAAAGGATTCTCGAAAAATTATTCATCATTTAATTCCTAATGTCTTTCCGTTGCTTATTGTTGTAGCAACCTTGGGTGTGGCTGGATC
This genomic window from Bacillus anthracis str. Vollum contains:
- the opp4C gene encoding oligopeptide ABC transporter permease — protein: METITPIIEKKKERKKRNESSPWRQAYKKIKKNKMALCGLYVLIFMFLFSFIGPIFSPYADGKVQVTQINKPPSLSHWLGTDQLGRDILTRLMQAGRISLTIGLASMLLSVILGALLGAIAGFYRGVVDHLIMRVADVLMSIPGLPLLIIMGAILSEWKLPSEYRLYVVMIILSLVGWPGLARLVRGQILTLREQAFMQAADVLGLKDSRKIIHHLIPNVFPLLIVVATLGVAGSILSESALSYLGLGVVPPTPPWGNMISAANSLIDFQKRPWLWIPPGFAIFITVVSINLLGDALRDALDPKMRR
- a CDS encoding ABC transporter substrate-binding protein, giving the protein MLSACGGQEDTASTEPVKKQDLKDAKIESIPATDKKKSPEKANQRKDTFITAISKPGGVFLPYFQENGWDGNVTSVIFASLVTTDKQSKPIPDLAEKWDISADQLTYTFHLRKNLKFSDGSPLTADDVAFTLTLLHDKAYEGGLDIAQYAVKGGKEYKEGKTTSIEGIQVVDPQTIKITTEKVNSQALTNLGGPVLSKAYYGKDYKQNTSLDYLKALYGQPIAAGPYKFEKYVPGQEVRFVSNEHYYAGKPKIKNFIYKITSGDTGFQLFQTGELDYSGFRANPENIDQLKGLEFANINLESSSDIAYIYVNNKKSYLKDKKVRQALTYGLDRKKYVDTALQGYGSVANVPIAPVSWAYTEEGINKYPHDVEKAKKLLDEAGWKVGSDGVREKDGQKLKLTYYASNTGKTNDIFIPIAKESYKEIGVELNPELMDFNTMLSKVGKGDYDLAAVSTPGISDPSEVVSEYLSTNPKSDTGYNNPKVDELIVKGIGTTDIEKRKAIYKELYKELYKELSDDPPVILLNYRKLLYAHNARIKGIDPEKYDSISSNLPVLSIEQ
- the abc-f gene encoding ribosomal protection-like ABC-F family protein, translating into MTICSVNNVTKSFGGNIIFENISLEIKNGERVGLVGRNGSGKTTIFQLLTGMESLDAGAIHMKKGTRIGHVAQIPKFDESMTVYEVLSSAFKIEKELEREMRTLEKDMAEEQESSVLQKLMERYGIIQEKFAFLGGYEIEANIMKVANGLQVTELFPRSFLELSGGEQTKVSLAYMLLQKPDLLLLDEPTNHLDLFAVEWLEQFLKEYNGTVMVISHDRYFLDEVVTKIFDLEDGEIHVYHTNYSRFVEEKEERLLQEFQAYQEQQKKIKKMKEAIKRLREWANQANPPNEGLHKRARSMERALERMQKLKKPILERKQIGLQFEGQDRSGKDVVVIKEVSKGFADHPLFNEVNLHVRFQERAAIVGRNGTGKTTLLKLLLEEIEPDAGEIRIGSSVKIGYLSQHAYGNMKSDVLEAFREYVAVTEGEARHILAKFLFYGPAVFKKVTQLSGGEKMRLRLAQLMYQDINFLILDEPTNHLDIESREVLEEALEQYNGTILAVSHDRYFLNKLFEKTYWIDEHKLFEFAGNYAWARQKWEERLETQVIKQQRQGRKSIETAPVKKKEARNIEEIETELMHVEEDIYTLECTMEHVVDIKRLEQLYEEKTKKELLRAELYNELENIVE
- a CDS encoding ABC transporter permease, with the translated sequence MKTYIIRRFLQMIPTLFGTSIIIFFLFALLPGDYIDSNPKLTPERAQELRELYGLNKPIIERYFHWLVNALHGDFGFSLQYQEPVTSLLNKFIWNTFIVAVAALFFTWIIALIIGVISATKQHSWFDRLVTIGVFAAMSFPSFFIGLFLIKLLAVDLKLLPIGGMIDIGSNSTGIAYILEVLRHMILPVFILTLLGVGSLTRYFRTGMLDVIRQDYIRTARAKGLKERTVIYKHALKNAILPAITLLAFELPGLFSGAIIIEQIFNWPGIGSIQLEALNFRDYTVLMAFTMFLSCLTIMANFLADIVYAFVDPRIRLK